Genomic DNA from Candidatus Limnocylindria bacterium:
CGGACGTCCTCAGCCACCCCTACTAAGCGACTCTCAGCGTGCGATCGGCAGGACGCGTTTCCCCCATCTGAGGGAACCAACGAAGCGTGGCGTGCCCGTTAATAAGGGCATGAAGAGTTCACGCCGAGCAAACGTCAAGGTTGCAACGGACGACAGGAACGAGGGCCTCCTGCGTCTTTGGAGCTTCGCGCTCTACGCCTTCGCCATCGTCGCAGCGGTCCTCCTCGTACAGCTGCGGATCGCGGCAATCCTCGGAAGTTTGTAGCAGCTCGCGCTGCAGGCACACGCGACATCGGCGCGATGCCCGACGCTCCGCGCGCGACTGACCCGATCAGGACTCGCGCTCGCACGGCCTTGACCATACCCGCTTAGAGGCGGAGACTGGCGCCTTGCTCGCTCGGCTGACGAGCATCATCGCCATCGTTGTCCTCATCACCACGTCCTGTGGCGACCATCTGATGACGACTCGGACGCCAGAACCGACCGTGGCTCCCACACCGAAGCCCACTGCGCTCTCGCTTGCCGACCTCATCAAGAGTGGAAAGCTTCGCGCCGCGTTCAATCAGCTGAACATCGCGTGCGTGCAGACGAACGCTCGGGGCGAGGCCGGACTCTGCGTCGAGATCGCCGCCGAGTTGGCGACGCAGCTTCACACCACGCTCATCACGTCCACGTACAACAACGGGGCCGTTCTCATGGACGCTGGGCGCGCGGGCGACTGGGACGTCGCGTTCGTTAGCCTCGACTTCAACATTCCGCAGCCGGGGATGAACGCGACAGCCGCCTATCTCGAGATCGAGCAGACGTACCTGGTGCCTGGCGATTCGCCCTACAACTCCGTCGCCGACCTTGACAGACAGGGTGTGCGGATCGCGAGCTTCAGCCCGAGCGCGATCGAAGTGTTCCTCAAGCAGAACCTCAAGTACGCGACCGTCATCGACGTGCCGAGCATCGCGCACGCGGTGACGCTCATCGAGCAACACGAAGCCGAGGCGTATGCGGGGTCACGCGACGAGGTGGACGACGGTGGCTGGCGCCTCGCCGGTGGCCGCGTTCTGAGCGACTCGATCACGCGGTTCAGGTGGGGAGTCGTCATCGCGAGCGGACGAAGCGATCTGTTCGCCTATGTGACTCAGTTCCTGGAGACCGCGAAGCGGAGCGGCTTCATCCAGGACGCGATCGAGACGACCAAGGTGTCTGGAGCGCGAGTGGCGCCGTGACGCTCTAGCGCGACACCAAGCCCATCGCCTGCCACACGGGCACGGCCACCGCGATCGCGACGAGCCGGATCAGCGTTAGCGCCGCGCCGACCTCTGTCCCCTGACGATCGTCGAAGTCCTCGCCCTGCGTCGCATCGCGCGCGATGAGGTACTCGAGCCCCTGATACGGCAGCACCCAGACGTTCGACGCGACGAGCACGACGAAGCCGGCGACCCAGGGTGAGATCCCGAGCGCCGGTGCGGCCGGGACCAGTGCGAGG
This window encodes:
- a CDS encoding transporter substrate-binding domain-containing protein; this encodes MLARLTSIIAIVVLITTSCGDHLMTTRTPEPTVAPTPKPTALSLADLIKSGKLRAAFNQLNIACVQTNARGEAGLCVEIAAELATQLHTTLITSTYNNGAVLMDAGRAGDWDVAFVSLDFNIPQPGMNATAAYLEIEQTYLVPGDSPYNSVADLDRQGVRIASFSPSAIEVFLKQNLKYATVIDVPSIAHAVTLIEQHEAEAYAGSRDEVDDGGWRLAGGRVLSDSITRFRWGVVIASGRSDLFAYVTQFLETAKRSGFIQDAIETTKVSGARVAP